The Sphaeramia orbicularis chromosome 18, fSphaOr1.1, whole genome shotgun sequence genome contains a region encoding:
- the rasl11a gene encoding ras-like protein family member 11A-like, with product MRLTGDPAPGTMNSSGSGNFLLVPIPEYPLLDCVPNKTVKIVVLGANNVGKTALIVRFLTKRFIGDYEANTGALYSRKVTLDGEEVSLQIQDTPCVALQDDAEGLYCQEQINRSIYWADGYVLVFSITDHNSYRTIQPLYQHVRRIHPSGNIPVILVGNKSDLLRARQVPADEGETLAASLGGVYFEASARENHEGVHTAFLHLCQEVIRALGGGNGEKRRGGLHLARPKSPNMQELKRRFRQVLSSKVKSATTL from the exons ATGCGGCTGACTGGCGACCCTGCACCGGGAACCATGAACAGCAGCGGTTCTGGCAACTTTCTGCTGGTCCCCATACCGGAGTATCCCCTACTGGACTGCGTGCCCAACAAGACGGTGAAGATTGTGGTGCTGGGAGCGAACAACGTCGGGAAAACAG CTCTGATTGTCAGATTTCTGACCAAAAGGTTCATTGGAGATTATGAAGCCAACACGG GAGCCCTATACTCCAGAAAGGTCACACTGGATGGGGAGGAGGTGTCACTTCAGATCCAGGATACACCCTGTGTCGCTCTCCAG gatGATGCTGAGGGCCTATACTGCCAGGAGCAGATCAACAG GTCAATTTACTGGGCAGACGGTTATGTACTGGTTTTCTCCATCACTGACCACAACAGCTACCGCACCATCCAGCCGCTGTACCAACACGTCAGACGCATACACCCATCTGGAAACATACCTGTTATACTG GTTGGCAACAAGAGTGACCTGCTCCGTGCCCGGCAGGTTCCTGCAGACGAAGGCGAGACATTAGCAGCTTCATTAG GAGGGGTTTACTTTGAGGCCTCAGCCAGAGAAAACCACGAGGGAGTCCACACTGCCTTCCTTCATCTCTGTCAGGAG GTGATCCGGGCACTTGGAGGAGGAAacggagagaagagaagaggaggccTCCACCTGGCCAGACCTAAATCTCCAAACATGCAGGAGCTGAAGAGGAGGTTCAGACAGGTCCTCTCCTCCAAAGTGAAGTCGGCCACTACACTTTGA
- the usp12b gene encoding ubiquitin carboxyl-terminal hydrolase 12 gives MEILMTVRKIASICTMGANASALEKEIGPEQFPVNEHYFGLVNFGNTCYCNSVLQALYFCRPFREKVLAYKVQPRRKESLLTCLADLFNSIATQKKKVGVIPPKKFISRLRKENELFDNYMQQDAHEFLNYLLNTIADLLQEEKSQERQQNGKLVQNGGGGGGGGGGGGGGGGEGGEGEGGKETQQTWVHEIFQGTLTNETRCLNCEAVSSKDEDFLDLSVDVEQNTSITHCLRGFSNTETLCSEYKYYCEQCRSKQEAQKRMRVKKLPMILALHLKRFKYMDQLHRYTKLSYRVVFPLELRLFNTSGDATNPDRMYDLVAVVVHCGSGPNRGHYITIVKSHGFWLLFDDDIVEKIDAQAIEEFYGLTSDISKNSESGYILFYQSRD, from the exons ATGGAAATACTGATGACAGTCCGAAAGATCGCCTCGATTTGTACGATG GGCGCCAATGCCTCTGCCTTGGAAAAGGAGATTGGACCGGAACAGTTTCCCGTTAATGAACACTACTTTGGATTGGTCAAT tttggcAACACCTGCTACTGTAACTCAGTGCTGCAGGCTTTGTATTTCTGTCGACCGTTCAGGGAGAAAGTGCTGGCGTACAAG GTGCAGCCTCGGCGTAAGGAGTCCCTCCTCACCTGTCTGGCCGACCTGTTCAACAGCATCGCCACACAGAAGAAGAAAGTGGGAGTCATCCCACCAAAGAAATTCATCTCACGGCTGAGAAAAGAAAACG AGCTATTCGATAACTACATGCAGCAGGATGCTCACGAATTCCTCAACTACCTCCTCAACACCATCGCAGACCTGCTGCAGGAGGAGAAGAGCCAGGAGCGGCAGCAGAATGGAAAGCTGGTGcagaatggaggaggaggagggggtggaggtggtggcggtggaggaggaggaggggagggaggtGAGGGAGAAGGTGGAAAGGAGACACAACAGACCTGGGTCCACGAGATCTTTCAAGGGACACTGACCAATGAGACACGCTGCCTCAACTGTGAAGCT GTGAGCAGTAAAGATGAAGACTTCCTGGATCTGTCGGTAGATGTGGAGCAGAACACGTCTATCACACACTGTCTCAG GGGCTTCAGTAATACAGAGACGTTATGTAGTGAATACAAATACTACTGTGAGCAGTGTCGCAGCAAACAGGAAGCCCAGAAAAG AATGAGGGTAAAGAAGCTGCCGATGATTCTCGCACTCCACCTGAAGCGCTTTAAGTACATGGACCAGCTGCACCGCTACACCAAACTGTCCTATCGCGTCGTCTTCCCCCTAGAGCTCCGCCTCTTCAACACCTCTGGGGACGCCACCAACCCCGACCGCATGTACGACCTGGTGGCTGTCGTAGTACACTGTGGCAG TGGTCCAAACCGTGGACACTACATCACCATTGTCAAGAGCCATGGCTTCTGGCTGCTGTTCGATGATGACATTGTAGAG